DNA from Candidatus Tanganyikabacteria bacterium:
CCCGCGCGCCAGATGGCGGCCAGGATGGAGCCGGGCGGAAAATCGAGCTTGCGGATGGGCAAGCCGACGACCGGTGAGGCGGTTTCCAGATCGATCTCCAGCATCGACATGCGCTCATGCCAGGTGAAGAGCGTCATCATCGCATGTGGCACGATTTCGTGCTCGATCGCCTGGGACACCATCGACGTCACGCTGATGAGGTAGTCCACGCCCGAGAGTCGGAAGAGTTCTTCGTTGCGCGGGTCGTTGACGCGGGCGACGGCGCGCTTGACGCTGAACAACCGCTTGGCCATCTTGCAGATGATGTAGTTGTCCTGATCGCGGCCGGCCGCGGCGACGATGACGTCCGCCCGGCTTGCCCCGGCCCTGCCGAGGTTGTCGGGACTGGTCGCATCGCCGTGGATGACGATGACCTCGTGGAGTTCCTCGACCACCTGCGAGCAGACGCGCCGATCCTGTTCCACCAAGGCTATTTCATGACCCTGGCACAGGAGCGTGCGGATGAGGTGCAGGCCGATTTTCCCGCCGCCGGCCACCAGGACGTACATCTAGCGCTGCCCCATCGCCTCCACGCGGCGTTCCAGCGACAGCGCCGCCTCGAGGACCGGCGACAGGACCTCGAAGCCGGCCTCCTCGTAGAGGGTCCGCAAGCGCGGCTGGTCGATGCGCACGATGATGCGGTCAATGGCGAACACCTCGCGTGCGAGATCGGCCACCATCATGTTGGTCGGCTCGTCACGGGAGACGATCACCACCACCTCCGCATCCTCGATGCCCGACCGCCGCAGGATCTCGGCGTCTATCTCCATCCCCGTGATGGTCCGGCCCGGGAAGTCCTTGGGCAGGTAGGTGGCGAGATTGGCGCGGTCCCAGTCGAGGACCGTCACGTCGTGCCCGGCCTCGGCCATCCGCATCGCGAAGTTGCTGCCCAGCCTTCCGCACCCGATCACAAGAATCACGGCGGATAACTATACTCCTCCGGACCCTCGCCCGGTAGCGACCTGGAGTGTCCCGACTGTTCGGCGGTCAAAAGGCGAAGTAGGCGCCGAGACCTCCGCCGGGCTTGAAGTCGGCGGTCATGTTGCTTGTGACTTGCGCGCCGAAGGTGTAGCCGATGTGCGCGAAGGCCCAGACATTGCGGCTGAATGCGTAGTCCAGCTGCACTCCCGGGGCGATGCCCATGTCGGCTTTCTCGGCGACCGAGAGGAACGTGTTCTTGTTGAAGGCACAGCCCACGCCCAGCAGGGGAGAGTAGCTGCTCACCCTCTCGCTTGATCGGGTAGCGCTGCCGCGTTCTCGCGGCTCTTGTTGGACCAGCCGGGCCATGCTCGGATGGCCGCATGGAGTTCGATCCGGCGATCGTCGCCGGCCTGCCGCCGGAATTCGTCGCTCTCGTTGCCGGGCTTGTCGATCGAGTCGAGAAGCTGGAGGCGGAGAACGCCGCGCTCCGCGCAGAGAATGAGACCCTTCGCGCCGAGAACGCGGCCCTCAAGGCTGAGATTAAGGCCGTGCCCGAATCCTGCCCCGGCTGCGAGGCGGACCTGACGGGCAAACCCGCGGAACTCTTCGACCGCCGCCAGGTCGCCGAGTTCGTCGAGAAGCCCTTCGAGGTCAGGGAGATTTAGCAGTACCGGGTCCTTTGTGACTGCGGGAAGATGGTCGAGGGCCAGCCGCCATCGGATGTCCTGCCCGGTTTCTCCCTCTGTCCGCGGCTAACGGCCTTCATAGGCCTGCCGGGCCCGTATGCGAACGTCACGCAGAACAAGATGGTGACCCTCTTCCAGGAGGTCTTCAACCTGCCGATCTGCGAGGGCACCATCTGCGGCCCGGCCGCCACGTGCCTGGCGAGCGCGGAGGCCATGCCGGGCTCGAGCCCGGGCGAGGCCGCAGTGTCTCGGTCCAGCTTGGAGGCCGCTTCGTAGAGTTCCAGGGCCCCGAGGTCCACGCTGCGGAAATCCACGCCTCCGGCACCGTTCACATCCAGCGCCCGCGGTGCCTGGGCAGTCGGCACGGCGGGTAACTCCGTCAACCGAAAGCCACCGGCCGTGGCCCTGGCAAGGGCCGCCAGGTCCGGCGCGCGCTCCGCGGACGATCGAGCCACCACAGTGGCCTCGTCCCCGAT
Protein-coding regions in this window:
- a CDS encoding TrkA family potassium uptake protein — protein: MILVIGCGRLGSNFAMRMAEAGHDVTVLDWDRANLATYLPKDFPGRTITGMEIDAEILRRSGIEDAEVVVIVSRDEPTNMMVADLAREVFAIDRIIVRIDQPRLRTLYEEAGFEVLSPVLEAALSLERRVEAMGQR
- a CDS encoding TrkA family potassium uptake protein: MYVLVAGGGKIGLHLIRTLLCQGHEIALVEQDRRVCSQVVEELHEVIVIHGDATSPDNLGRAGASRADVIVAAAGRDQDNYIICKMAKRLFSVKRAVARVNDPRNEELFRLSGVDYLISVTSMVSQAIEHEIVPHAMMTLFTWHERMSMLEIDLETASPVVGLPIRKLDFPPGSILAAIWRAGEPIIPDGNTVLQAGDEVFAITLKGSEDQLKKALLG